Genomic window (Deltaproteobacteria bacterium):
GTGCAACAGTATTCCAATGAAGTCAGGAGCATCTGGGAAGAGGTAAAGCATGGTCTTATATATGGCGGTCAAGAATTTATAGATCAAATCAAAAAGGATTACTTAGGTGATAAGAAAGATGCGGAGTTGCCTCAGCGCAACAGGTTGTTAAGGACTTTTGATCCCGAACCAATCTTGAAGGCAGCGGCAGAGAGTTTGGGATTCGACTTGGAAAATGCTCGTAACGTCAAAAGAATTGGCTCTGGCGAGAAAGACAAGCGCGATTTGCTTGTATATTGGCTTTGGCAGACAGGACGGTTATCTAATGATGCCATCGGTGCTTACTTCGGTCTGACCTATTCGGCCATCAGTCGATGTGCCAAAGTTATTCGCGACAGGATTGCGGTGGATCGTGAGATGAGGGGTCAATATGAAAAACTCAAATCACAAATCAAGGTTTGACCCCAAATTACAACAAATCGAACTTATCCTCTTTTGCTGATAAATGCTGTATTTTTTCTGTAAAAATACAGAACCCACACCATTCCCCTGTTCAAATGAAAGTGGTAGACTTAAAAAAAATGGGATCGGGAACCTCTCAGCGTTGCGGGCAGGGTGTCTATGACGCGATCCGGGATGATGAAGGATCTGGGGAGGGCACGTCCTCTTTGCCCTGAGTCAGACGCAGATGGTGGCTCGATGCAGAGATCGGCCTACCGGTCCCGACGTTTGCATAAACCTTAATTTTATTATGATTGGAGGAAAAGATGAATTCCGTGCGCATGATCAGCAAAGTCTGGAAGAGCAAGCCGACCATCGAGGGGGCCGGCGTCCATCTGAAACGGGCATTCGGCAACACCCAGGTTCCTCAGTTCGACCCCTTCCTCCTCCTCGACGACTTCCACTCCAACTATCCCCCGGATTACCTGAAAGGGTTTCCCTGGCACCCGCACCGGGGGATCGAAACGATCACCTACGTCATTCACGGACGGGTGGAGCATGGCGACAGCATGGGGAACAAAGGAGTCATCGAGTCGGGGGATGTGCAGTGGATGACCGCAGGCAGCGGCATCATCCACCAGGAGATGCCGCGGGGGAATGCTGAAGGCCTCATGTGGGGCTTCCAGGTATGGGCGAATCTCCCCGCCTCCCACAAGATGATGGACCCCCGCTACCGGGGCATCGTCGCCGGTGAGATCCCGGAGGTGATTCTCAAAGGGGACGTCCGAGCCAAGATCATCTGCGGTGATGTCGGCGGGGTGAAGGGGCCGGTGCGGGATGTCGTTGTCGATCCTGTCTACCTGGACGTGACGGTGCCGCCGGATACGACCTTTACGCTACCGATCAAACGCGGTCATACGGTCTTCGCTTACGTCTTGGATGGAGAGGGGTATTTCGACCCGGAACGGAACGGTTTTGCCCATGAAGTTGTGGGAGCCAACTATTTTGACATGAAGCGGCAGTGTGCCTGCAACGCTGAAGATCTCATCCTCTACCTGGATGGCGACGAAGTGGTCATTACCACCCAGGAGAGGGCGGTCCGTTTTATCCTCGTCTCGGGTAAGCCGATCGGCGAGCCGGTCGCCTGGTACGGCCCCATCGTCATGAACACCCAGGAAGAACTGCGCATCGCATTCGAGGAATATGAGAGGGGAACATTTATCAAGCAAAAGTAAATTGGGCGGTTAAGGGCATTGGGCCAGACCTGTTGCAATAAAAGTGTAAGAAATAAATTCTCAGAGTCTTAAGGAGACAAAATATGGAAAAATCGGAACGCTGGGAAAAGGGTACAGCGAAAATGGAACAGCTTTTCGGCCGTGGACTCATACCGGGTCTGATGAGTCCGGATTTTCAAAAGATTACCGTAGAGAATCTTTACAAAGAATAAGGGGCAATCATAAGGGGCTTGAAATCGATGAAATTCTGGGATATGGTTATCCCGTGATCAAATCGTTTCGGATTGAACCACCCAAGAAACGGCCAATCGGTTAGAATGGAGCGCCCATGAAGGATTTTCCGGAATTTATGAAAAATTCCAAAAATAAAATTGCTTCCGCCACTCAATACAGTAAGGGTATCGAAGGATATGTTTTTGACGGGGCCGACGGCAGTCAGATGGCCTTTTGGACCTGTGCCCTGGATGGGGTATCCGAAGAACACAGCCATGACTATGACGAATATTTTATTGTAGTTCAAGGAAGGTATATCCTGATCATGGACGGCCTGAAAATTCCGGTTGAAGCCGGGCAGGAATATTTTATCCCTAAGGGGGTCGCCCATGCCGGAGAGTATACCGCCGGCACCAGGACCATTCATGCCTTTGGGGGACAAAGGGCCAAGAGGGCCATGGAGGGAGGCTAAATCAATCCCATGAAATTTCAGGAATCCCAGGAACTCTCTAAATTTTTAGCCCCCGCCAAGGGCGTCTTCGACATCCTCCCCGACGCCGTCACCGTCATTTCCTCATCCGGCAAAATTATCTATGCCAATCCCTCCGCCGCCAAGTTTCTCGATTATCCTCTGGAAGAATTAATCGGGCGGAAAGCGGAAGACATATCTGAGTCGATTTCAAAAGACATTCTCAAAATTTTTAAGGATGGCCATCCTCAAATAGGCGTTCGAGATTCGATCAATGGGAAGCTGTATATTACCAGCCGTCTTCCCTTGCGGATGGATGGAAAAATCAGGGCCGTTATCAGCTTTTTCCAGGGGGTCTTCTCCTATGACAAATTCGCTCTGGAATTGGAATCCTATAAACAAATGGCCAAGTTGCTGGATGCCATTATGGAATTTTCCTATGACGGTCTCTGGATCATGGATAAACACGGGAATGTGGTCAAGTTAAACAAAGCGGCAGAACGCATCACCGGGGTCACGGCTGAGGAGGCCTTAGGAAGAAACGTAGCCGACTTGATGGCCGCCGGTTACGTCAACAAGTCGGTGACCCTGGAGGTTTTGAAGCGAAAGACCACGGTCACTCTGGTCCAAACCACCAAACTGAATAAAAAAGTGCTGGCCACCGGAAGCCCTATTTTTAATTCCAAGGGAGAGATCGACGTTATTATCATCAACGATCGGGATATCACGGAATTGGACCGGATGCGGGAAGAGCTGAAAGACAGCAAGGCCCTGATTGAATTGTACCGCAACGAGCTTTCCGATCTGCAGCTCCGGGAGCTGGAATCCAACTACTACTTCTCCAAAAGCAAGGTCATGGAGTCCGTTTACGAGAAGGCCCTGCAGGTGGCCCCCTTCGATTCCACGGTTCTTCTGACCGGAGAATCAGGGGTCGGCAAAGGCTTTTTAGCCAAGTTGATCCATCAAAAGTCAAAGCGGAACAATCGACCCTTTGTCCGGGTGGACTGTTCCGCCGTTGTGGAAACCCTGTTTGAGTCGGAATTCTTTGGTTATGAGAAAGGGGCCTTCACCGGCGCCGGGGCCAAGGGCAAGATGGGCCTGGCCGAAATGGCCGACGGGGGCACCCTGTTCCTGGATGAGATTTCGGAGATACCCCTCCACCTTCAGGTAAAATTACTGCGCTTTCTGGAAGATAAATGTTTTATGCGGGTCGGGGGGTCCGCCCTGCGGCAGGTGGACATCCGTGTGATTACCGCCACCAACAGAGACTTAGGCCAGGAGGTTCAGGAGGGGCGGTTTCGTAAGGATTTATTTTACCGGCTCAACGTAGTCACTATCCACATTCCACCCCTGAAAGGACGTACCCAGGACATTATCGATCTGGTAACCTTTTTTCTTAATAAATTCTGCCAGAAGCATGACCTGAAAAAAAGTCTGGATCAGAAGGTGATCGACAAACTGATCAAGCACACTTACCAGGGAAATATCCGGGAACTTCAGAATATCGTCGAATCCATGATTATCATGAGTAAAGGGACCAGGATCACTTTAAAAGATCTCCCCTCGGAACTGGCCTCTTTTGCAGGCAGCAATGAGACCTCCCCACAAATGGAAAAAGATTCCCTACAGCACAAGTTGTCCCTGATCGAAGCGGAGGAAATCCAGAAAACCATTCAAAAGTACGGCAGCCAAAGGGAGGCGGCCCGCCATTTAGGAATCAATCAATCCACCATTTCCCGGAAGCTAAGAAAATCTGTAACCGTTTAACACGAAAATAGATTTTTTAACCGTCCTTGGCGCCTCTGTGGGGCGCTGTAGTGGCGGGTTTAAAACCCGCCACTACGACGGGCGGTATTTTCATGATTCGTGGTGCCCAAATGGGCATGAACGCTTAGTTTGAAAACTCTTTTTCACCATAGAGGCACAGAGCGCACAGAGACTCTTCTTTTCTAAAAAATCGGGAGATGCCGATTTTTGAAACAGGTGCATCAATTATAACCCTTTATATTTGTTTAAAAAATTTTCTTATCCTTTTTAATTGATGCAGGAATGCATCAAGAAACGGCCTCTTTCTTCCCCAGTCCGCTAACTTTTGCGATTCCAGCAATATTTTTTATTCTCATGAAAACAAACCGTTAGGCCGCCAGGACCCGTTTTTTCCCCTGATGAAAAATGGATTGGTACATTTCTTGATAATAGTCTTATTTCGGAGATCAAGAAATGGTTTTTAGGTTGCAGGATCAGAAAGAAGCAGTTCTATCAAAAGAGTATTCCCATCTTTTAGTCGAAGATCCGGGGGAGGGGGATACCCGTCTGACGGTGCGTCGGTATTTAGAGCGGAAGGATATTCCCATTGCCAGGGAATCCATGCTCCTTGATGACCAGAGACGAAAGTGGGTCGTTTTTGCGCTTTCCCTGCCGGACATCAGCCAATTGATCCTGGAATTGATTGAAAAAGGGATTGGGACCAATATTCAGGGCATCAATGCCAAGGTTTAGATCGGGGATCGGGGATCGGGGATCGGGGATCGGGGATCGGGGATCGGGGTTC
Coding sequences:
- a CDS encoding pirin family protein yields the protein MNSVRMISKVWKSKPTIEGAGVHLKRAFGNTQVPQFDPFLLLDDFHSNYPPDYLKGFPWHPHRGIETITYVIHGRVEHGDSMGNKGVIESGDVQWMTAGSGIIHQEMPRGNAEGLMWGFQVWANLPASHKMMDPRYRGIVAGEIPEVILKGDVRAKIICGDVGGVKGPVRDVVVDPVYLDVTVPPDTTFTLPIKRGHTVFAYVLDGEGYFDPERNGFAHEVVGANYFDMKRQCACNAEDLILYLDGDEVVITTQERAVRFILVSGKPIGEPVAWYGPIVMNTQEELRIAFEEYERGTFIKQK
- a CDS encoding cupin domain-containing protein, which produces MKDFPEFMKNSKNKIASATQYSKGIEGYVFDGADGSQMAFWTCALDGVSEEHSHDYDEYFIVVQGRYILIMDGLKIPVEAGQEYFIPKGVAHAGEYTAGTRTIHAFGGQRAKRAMEGG
- a CDS encoding sigma 54-interacting transcriptional regulator; translated protein: MKFQESQELSKFLAPAKGVFDILPDAVTVISSSGKIIYANPSAAKFLDYPLEELIGRKAEDISESISKDILKIFKDGHPQIGVRDSINGKLYITSRLPLRMDGKIRAVISFFQGVFSYDKFALELESYKQMAKLLDAIMEFSYDGLWIMDKHGNVVKLNKAAERITGVTAEEALGRNVADLMAAGYVNKSVTLEVLKRKTTVTLVQTTKLNKKVLATGSPIFNSKGEIDVIIINDRDITELDRMREELKDSKALIELYRNELSDLQLRELESNYYFSKSKVMESVYEKALQVAPFDSTVLLTGESGVGKGFLAKLIHQKSKRNNRPFVRVDCSAVVETLFESEFFGYEKGAFTGAGAKGKMGLAEMADGGTLFLDEISEIPLHLQVKLLRFLEDKCFMRVGGSALRQVDIRVITATNRDLGQEVQEGRFRKDLFYRLNVVTIHIPPLKGRTQDIIDLVTFFLNKFCQKHDLKKSLDQKVIDKLIKHTYQGNIRELQNIVESMIIMSKGTRITLKDLPSELASFAGSNETSPQMEKDSLQHKLSLIEAEEIQKTIQKYGSQREAARHLGINQSTISRKLRKSVTV